The following are encoded in a window of Gramella sp. MT6 genomic DNA:
- a CDS encoding enoyl-CoA hydratase/isomerase family protein, with amino-acid sequence MTTSRENGSLYTNIKDKIATVEFGHPASNSFPSVLLDRLEKEIIQLSDNDDVNIILLRSEGEKAFCAGASFNELIEINDLESGRKFFSGFANVINAMRECKKLIVGRVQGKTVGGGVGLAAACDYAFATDAAAIKLSELSIGIGPFVIAPAVERKIGVGALAELSLAPHEWKNAYWAKEKGLYARVFETIKAMDKEVEIFTEKLASYNPVALMQMKKTLWKNTDHWAHTLYENAGISGELVLSEFTKEALAKFKK; translated from the coding sequence ATGACAACCAGCCGCGAAAACGGAAGTTTATATACCAATATCAAAGATAAGATCGCTACTGTAGAATTTGGTCACCCGGCCAGCAATTCATTTCCCTCAGTTCTTTTAGACCGATTGGAAAAGGAAATCATTCAACTTTCAGATAACGACGATGTAAATATTATTCTGTTAAGGTCTGAAGGCGAAAAAGCCTTTTGTGCCGGTGCCTCTTTCAATGAACTTATCGAGATCAATGACCTTGAATCTGGAAGAAAGTTCTTCTCGGGATTTGCGAATGTGATCAACGCGATGCGTGAATGCAAAAAGCTCATCGTGGGAAGGGTTCAGGGGAAGACCGTTGGTGGCGGAGTAGGTTTAGCAGCTGCTTGTGATTATGCATTTGCAACAGATGCTGCGGCGATAAAATTATCTGAATTAAGTATAGGGATAGGGCCTTTTGTGATCGCTCCGGCTGTAGAAAGAAAAATAGGCGTTGGTGCTCTCGCCGAACTCAGCCTTGCGCCACACGAATGGAAAAACGCATACTGGGCTAAGGAAAAAGGTTTATATGCCCGGGTTTTTGAAACTATAAAAGCGATGGATAAAGAAGTAGAGATTTTCACGGAAAAACTGGCTTCTTATAATCCAGTAGCATTAATGCAGATGAAGAAAACCTTATGGAAAAATACAGATCATTGGGCACATACTCTATATGAAAATGCGGGAATATCAGGGGAACTGGTACTTTCTGAATTCACCAAGGAAGCACTTGCTAAATTTAAAAAATAG